In Rhizobium jaguaris, a single window of DNA contains:
- a CDS encoding sugar ABC transporter substrate-binding protein: protein MTQFALKLAGAATLAIGLLSGTSAFAQSAKVTDATVAFLMPDQSSTRYEEHDYPGFQAEMKKLCAGCKVIYQNANGDASRQQQQFNSAISQGAKAIVLDPVDSTAAASLVKMAQSQGVKVIAYDRPIPSAAADYYVSFNNEEIGKMIAKSLVDHLKAKNVKAGDGGLLEINGSPTDAAAGLIKKGIHAGLAEGGYPVLAEFDTPEWAPPKAQQWASGQITRFGKKILGVVAANDGTGGAAVAAFKAAGIDPVPPVTGNDATIAGLQLIIAGDQYNTISKPSEIVAAAAANVAMQLLSGETPKADTKLFDTPTQLFVPALVTTENLKAEIIDKQVNDKPIQTAEQLCGDRYAEGCKKLGITK, encoded by the coding sequence ATGACTCAATTCGCATTGAAACTGGCAGGCGCTGCAACACTCGCCATCGGCCTTCTGAGCGGCACGTCCGCATTTGCCCAATCCGCGAAAGTGACGGACGCGACAGTCGCCTTCCTGATGCCCGACCAGAGCTCGACGCGCTACGAGGAGCATGACTATCCTGGCTTCCAGGCGGAGATGAAGAAGCTCTGCGCCGGCTGCAAAGTGATCTACCAGAATGCAAACGGTGACGCTTCGCGCCAGCAGCAGCAGTTCAACTCCGCGATTTCCCAGGGCGCAAAGGCGATCGTGCTCGATCCGGTCGACTCGACGGCGGCAGCATCGCTCGTCAAGATGGCGCAGAGCCAGGGCGTCAAGGTCATTGCCTATGATCGTCCGATCCCATCGGCGGCAGCCGACTACTACGTTTCCTTCAATAACGAGGAAATCGGGAAGATGATCGCCAAGTCGCTGGTGGATCATCTGAAAGCTAAGAACGTCAAGGCCGGCGATGGCGGCCTTCTGGAAATCAACGGTTCGCCGACCGATGCGGCTGCGGGCCTGATCAAGAAGGGTATCCATGCCGGCCTCGCTGAAGGCGGCTATCCAGTGCTTGCCGAGTTCGATACGCCGGAATGGGCGCCGCCGAAGGCACAGCAATGGGCAAGCGGCCAGATCACCCGCTTCGGCAAGAAGATCCTGGGCGTTGTCGCCGCCAATGACGGTACCGGCGGCGCGGCCGTTGCAGCCTTCAAGGCAGCCGGCATCGATCCCGTGCCGCCAGTCACCGGCAATGACGCGACGATCGCCGGCCTGCAGCTCATCATCGCCGGCGACCAGTACAACACGATCTCCAAGCCGAGCGAGATCGTTGCTGCGGCTGCGGCAAATGTCGCGATGCAGTTGCTGTCGGGCGAAACGCCGAAGGCCGATACGAAGCTCTTCGACACGCCGACGCAACTCTTCGTGCCGGCCCTCGTTACCACCGAGAACCTGAAGGCCGAGATCATCGACAAGCAGGTCAACGACAAGCCGATCCAGACTGCAGAACAGCTCTGCGGAGATCGGTATGCGGAAGGCTGCAAGAAGCTCGGCATCACGAAGTGA